TTTTCCCGAATCAATATTTTATCCGATGGGATATATCATCTTAGTCAAAATCAACTGCGCGAACAAGTTGGCGGGCGAACAGACGAAAATCCACGTCCGCCAGAAATTGTTCTGGCAATCATTTAAATTTCTGACAGAGCAGTGCTTACaaaagttaaatatatattagatattattaacaCAACTGTCAAAGACAATTATATGACCCCTTatgtatatatactatattttacgAGAGTATACGTATGTATAAAGAAACACAAGATGTTTACGTAGTTCTAAGTAAAAGGCTAGATAAAAATATGTCTCTCAAGCTCACAGAAAAGACTCAGGAAAAATTGAGTTGAGGATAggattcgaattcaaaattacaaaggagatgaaacatatttaaatttcttggttttcttgtttcgcaattattgatatcttcgaagcattgaatactcgaaatgagttttaaaataaatagtttcactttaatactataacgaatgtctgaagaaactgagaataatcttttgtcacaatttttataaggattacatatcaatcgtattaaccctttgctctcagTCAGGGatgaaaaagctttgtttctcaatttacttatgatttctctttaagtgaatttcaaaaaatatcatcttcgtctaattagaaaatgttaagtatttgtAACGAAAcattcatacagtaaaaccataaaatttgatatttaatattataccttgcatAACtcgtcaatttaaaaaatattgaaataaaatagaaaatgttaaccctctgtaggcccatatAACTTtcaagtcacacatcaatatattggcatcttgttgatttattttgcaaagtggtaaataaaattaagtaatcagctAACTCAAACTACACGCTCAGACGTGATAGTTCAACGTCATCGTAACTCGAAAGTTGCAAAACATATtcgttcaatgaaattattgaaactactgAATACATTAATTCGTGTTCATActtcgatatttattaatttcattcactaATAATCATtcacaaaaattcaataattaaaatatttctagtgaaaaacttccgagcgtAAAGGATTaaacctttgaactctgtaggctccaatattgcaccagttataatattaaatattctaatgaatcaaagaaactaccctaaaattattagatttcctattattaattattagattttcattaaaacatcgaaggaatgttatagcatttttcattttcgctagagacaccataaaaattagtcgcagttgctgatagattacaaaaccatctggactgttaagggttaattacggAAAATCTACGATACCGACATTTCGAGAACTCGTTAATTGTAACGGTTCCCACGGTCCGGGAAAGAGGTCGCCGCGGAAGCCTAGAAATTGCGTATATAGGGTTTAGAGTCAGTACGCGGAGTGCGTTCGGTGCATCTGCACTAAGCGAGTGTGTGGAAATCGGAGGAATTTATACACGCGCAATGTCAAGGACTAAACTGACCACGGATCACAGTAGCCGTCGCACGACGATATCGTGCTCCTCTTAGGAAACAAATACGGCGTCGAATAATTACATAACCGCCTGATCTAGGTCTTTGACCCTGAATCTAGACTGTCCACGTGCCGCATCAGCGCGCAGGGAACGCACGAGATCACGATGTAACGTGAACAAACGTTGATGCTCGTTGCCAATTATTCTCTCGGGAATATTACAAGCATCGATGAAAAGTCGCCGCTGGTTGGTGCTGCCAAAACGAAAGAATGAAGGAAGAGGAGAATAAGGTGTTGGACGAGGAACAGTGGAAGCTCGAAGCTCAGGCTGTCATCAATGACGTGAAACAACATGTAACGGATATCAAGCTGTCGGAGGTATTGCGAAGCACGAATCAGTTCATCTATTTGAATCTGACGACATTGGAGGGTCTGAAGTTCTGCGTAGAGCTGTCGGGCGCTGGATTCACCATCGTCGGTAACCAGCACGACGACAAATCGAACGTTGGAAACCAACGTTTTGAAACGCCCTATAGTTTATTAGACTCCGTCAGCCCCCAGTACCGAAACTCCTTTGGCAATTGTCTTCTCGACAAACTGCAGAAACTGAGCGACGAACAGTGAGCAAGCTTTCAACGGTACTCGTTAACTGGTTGTTCTGACTTTCTTCTCGACGTCAACAAAGTCTACGGATGTCATTTGAAACTCTGAACGTGCAAAACGAGAAATAACCGTGATCTCGAATTCGTTGTCTATATAATTAGCTGTTCGGATCGATGGGAGTTGAAGatctttttttttaagtttcCATGTGCTGTGACGTAAACTGATCATGGTAGGGAAATTGTCTTGATCCGATCGAAGTTTATATGCACGCAGTTTCCTCTGAGTTGACGGATGTGGTCGTTGGCAAATAAATCTTGTGACAAATGAAATgcgtagttttatgtagtgatAGGTAATTATAAGACGTTAACGGAAACATGGTTCGACAGATTTTAGGAAGCCTTTGTGATAGAAGGGCCTTATAAATGCTTTTCTGAGCGATGAATTTAGTGATCTCAAATTGTATTTCGTTAATTGCGTATCAAGAAATTGTTCGCCGTTGCGATAGTTATAGAAACTCGTTTACCCCTCGAGTCATACTATCGcattggaaataatatttttctcataCTCGACGATCCTTTGTTCAAAATATCGCGTCGCAAAAGACATTTCGAATTTACCCGGTTCCGTGTCCGATAGATACGACAGTGGAATACCGACGAATCGCAGGCTACTAGAAAATATCCCTAGGAATCGAAAGATCAGTCGGTGCAAGTGGTAATATCGATTGTGTTTACCCCCTCTTCTGCGTTCGTTGCTCCATGCCCCGTTTGGCGTATTCCACTGTCCAGTTGTGAAGTAACGAAGCGGTTTCGGCGAATGTGTCGCATCGTGTGCGCGTTTCATTGTGTTTCTGAATGAGTTTATCATCGATCAAGTGCGTGAGAACGACACATTACACCGCGGAGGTTAACGTTGCAGTGCTTAGTGCGACGATGTCGAATGGTGAGCGATGACACGCCCGTAAAAAACGATAACGACGGTGATCCTTTGATTGACTAGAAACGTCCGACGGAACGGCGTAACGCGAAAGGACACCTGATTTGTGAATTTTTGTGACATTAACACCAAATGAAACATGCTTCAACCACGAGCCCCGTGCCTCCGGCGGTAACGAAGGTAAAGTGTCACCGAATGTTTCTATAAATTGATCACCAGAACACGGTGGAGATGTCTTGACAGATCGTTTGTTTTTATTCATCGCCCACACCCCGCTTCGCGATATTAACACGCGAGGGGTGGGACAATCGGTTCCTGCACTTCCTTTGAACCGATATAATTGCCAGCGATATCGTACGTATCGAGACAAGTCGCGATAGTAACGTAATATCGCGAGTTGCTGAATATCTTTCGTCGTTCATCGCGCGATATGTGTACACGCGTATTTAAAATTCTCCTGTTGACGCTTCcccgtttttttcattttgttttagcGCGAAAACGTGTTTTCGTTTAGATCGATTTTATTGGCTCGAAGACGCGGCGTTTTACGGGGATTCCTTTGCTTTCTGTATACTTTTAATTGAACGGAGCGCCGTTgttattttcattgcaaatacAAAGTTTACATAAGAAGAGTAGCAAACCGGAATTTGTGTCATTCAGTTCCAAAGGTCTTAGGTATTTTCCTGCGTGCATGCGTTTGCATTCATTACTTCTCTTTGTCGGTATCGCtaatttagaaaaaatgtatGACCCGAAGAACGCGCTACTAAATGAACTTGTTGTTAGGTCGAGAAGAGCAGTTTTGGAAAATGATAATTCAGTACTGAATTGAATGGTATACAATTATAACGATCTcagttgttattaatttttgtatatttattgtggacttttttttttaatgaatttcgaatatttaagaattgaaATTGATGTTTTTCTACTTGCTGTCACGCGTgactttcttatttattatattagtcACAGTTAAGAAGTAAGGCTGATAATCTAACTATAATAATCAGAATGATTCATCAGTTAAAGGATTGAGTTAAAGGTGATAGAATGTGAATGAAACATCTTGCATCCTTTCTCAGACCTTCTGCTAATAGGATAATATATTCCttaattgaatcatttatttgataatttatttaagGAAAAGGAGTCTCCTTACTattaattttgtgaaatttaatggAGATGCGCTTTATTGCTTAACtgtattctattaaataaatgtcactgctatgtcaattttttaatttaaaaaaatgtgtcaATAAATACTCTTATCAATGTTTAACAGTATTTTTAGtagcaaaaatatattcattgtagTTTTCAGTTAGAATATTCTATACATTATTTTTGGACAAGAACTATAATCCATGCATATATACAAGGTTCAGATTAGATAATATCACCCTTAGAGAAAATTGTAGCTTAAAATAGATATATAGAAGGCAAGCGGAATGACACTATTTGTTCTATACCCACAGAAGTACTTCTTATTTGAATGGATTTAAAATTTGAGTATAGatttaaaattgtaatgaatGTAATTAACAAGTGGGTgctgtataattttacattattaaagtaataataataataaaaaattcaggagttaatttgataattgaatatcagtgaaaatttttatacaattacatGAAAGATGAATGTTTAGACCAATTTTGATAACAATTGATAAAGCCGTCTCTTTGAGTGTACGATAAAACATGATAAAGAATGCACATTGCATTTATCCAGGTGATAAACCATGGCAACTAAATTTATGATATGATACACTACTTCAAATATTGCTACTTTGaaatatgatatatttattttattttatatcatatatcaAAATAAGTTAAGGACTCCGGatattatagaatatagaatagaGCAGGTCACATTTAGAggtagtttaatttttattatcatggTAGACAAATGAAACTTTTTCAGAATAAAGGAATGGCTAGTTTGATGGTAACAGCAACAAGTAAGAATAGTTCACGCAGTACATCACCCAACAGAGGAAATACATTGACCTCGCCTCAACAATTATCAGCCACTTTGGATCATCCTTCAAAAGCACGTAATGCTTCACTGTaagatttcattatttttagatatgccatataaatattcatatttggagcTTACATTAAGATAAaagtatttcttttctttttcttttttttcttaataatatttcacataaaagtggaaagtaatatttagaaATGATGTTTCTGGCAATACAGTATGATGATTTAgctatttaatttcagttttgcgaatatttaaaagtaaagtaaaatgatagaaatataacaaagggacaatattataaaactaaatgtaatttACAGTTCCCAAACAGGGGAGGGTAGTACAGGCAGTGGAAGTAGTGGAGGTGGAGGTAGTGTCACCATGAAAGGTAGTAGGCAAAAATCACCAGGAACGGTGATTCGAATAGGAGATGCTATGGATGAAGCAAATACCAATTTAATCACTGCCGAACCAGATGAGTTTGTGCCAAATATTCACCTACCAACTGATGATGAAGgagtatgtaatttatttattgtaaaataagtttctttttcaagcatattaaataattaagtttaATCTTAAGTAATAAGCTTGTTGACTTTAGATGTTCTATGATGaatttagtataatattaataataaaaaaggttttttttaattttaatacctcaacattatatatttaaaactacaaaattagtGTAATATTAATCTTCTAAATACAAGCAGCAATAGCAAGTAGAATCTTGTATCTTTCTATAACACTGCTTATGTAATGCGATGATGTTGTGCATGCAGTGACAATTACAATGTAATGCAAGGTCATCAACCACAACTGTATAATTAAGGTTATAGgttaagaaatgaaattgctATTTGCATAATGTTCTAAGTGGCCTTGATGTTTATGAATTCAATCTTCAAGATTTCAAACTATAATCTTGAATTAGgctttacttattattatatgtgAAGAATGTATTTTGTTAATTCTAATTCGCTTTGTACTCTTTAATGTTATAAGTATTATACacacattaataataaatatttgaacaaaattaattttatttataggaTCAGTATCATGCGACTCAAACGTTCCTATCAAATGAATCCTCTGAATTAATAACTGATGATGTTGATGCAAGTTCTGCTAGAGTTTGTCAAGCTATTGAACACATCCAAAACAAGATTGCTAAAACACGGGAGCTAATAAGAATAGAACAAACCACGCGTGATGGTAATTTTCAGTAATTAACAGTTAATTAGTACAGAGCTGATATTCATCACGAAGTAGGACATTCGTCTGATATAGAagtagaaaatctaataatagtaaaattctttcagaaaatgtaaatgaatatttaaaattagctGCTAATGCTGATAAGCAGCAGCTTACTCGAATTAAGGCAGTATTTGAAAAAAAGAATCAAAAATCAGCGCACAGTATTTCTCAATTACAGAAAAAGTTGGACAGTTATacaaaaaagttaaaaaattatgaactaAATGGAGCACCTACAAGTCATAGACAACCTAGGGAAGTACTACGTGACATGGGACAGGGGCTTAAGTAAGTCTATTCTCTTTGTTTTCATTAacttgtaaaattttaattgtagtgGTATAATAGTGTAAAGTATATACTTGTGATAgttgatatatatatttaatagcacaTATATTTGACCTAGTAAATTGAAATATAGTTGGTAATGTTAACTTCTTTGAATAGTGAAAGTGGCATAGTGTAAACTAGAAAGTAGGCTGTTTATGCGATCGCATAGTTTATCTTATctataaagtaatatatatatataacatttaataacaaaaaattagtctcatttttcaaacagaactctttcttcaattctttatttttttgttttcactCGATCTTTGTCCTGATAAATATAGAGAATCATTTCTCTATCTAATTTAAGAATCACTTCCAGAAACGTGGGTGGCAATATTAGGGATGGAATCACTGGGTTTTCAGGGTGAGTGttaatgtaaaaatagattttaaaacaatattatttaactattctcCTTTCATATCGCGTGCGCTATTGTAAATCTGTTTATAGACATTAGCATTTCACAAAGAAGATAGGTAGAGTATTTATAATAGTCACGTTGTATTCATATTCTTATATTGCTTCACACTGGTATGATGTATGTAGTATTATAAGTAAATTGGTGTTAAAATGTAACATGCATAATACATATTatctaagaaaatgttaatcttttattttatcatattcTTTATTATCACAAATATCATGCGATTGTTTTAGGACTGTTATGTCGAAGCCACGCGAATTTGCAcacttaataaaaaataaatttggaaGTGCTGATAACATAAATACATTATCACGTGagtaattgttattataaatatttctgttaactAACATGAGATTGCATACTTGTACACTTTGAAATTCTTATTTTGTTGTTTAACTTGCAAATCCAATTTCTTAAAATGTATTGATTTATGTTTTGTGTTCTACATTGCACTGTCACTAGCACAAATGCTTCATGCTAAcaagtttcaattttacaaGCATTAGTATgcacacttttatttatttactaatatatatttatgagaGAAATGATACGCGAATATATCATATACTTATCATAAATATATGGTATGTACAATCTGTATATACACTATAAATGTGACGTACGTCAgtcttaattaatttattaccgaTAATTGATGGATAAATATCCTTTAATTTTCTTGCGCTGCCACGGCAGTTGAAAGTAGTAAGTAACATTTTGGCTCAATTATTCTATCTCTCCTATAAATCTTCGTATTCTATTATGTTCCTCCCTCtacataaattgtaaatattctatttcatattatacgTACAACATGTGTTTTGATTTGTCTACAAACTTTGCtacttaattttcaatattgtctccaattttccattttaaacaattcaaaACATAATTCTATTTATACCCACATAATCTACACAACAATTTTAACATCAGAGTATTGTATTCACATATTTCATgaacacaatatttttattactattttgtgTTATTTACTAATTTTGCCTTGTATTTTAGTGGCttccataaattaaaaatttgcttCTTTTTAATGTTGGTTATCCAATACATCTACAGAATACATACTCAGAatgtaatttcaaaagaaagaaaGTACACGATGAAAGTAATTTCTATAGCAATGGATTTGGGAACATATCACATACACACtagtaaaattatttctaaattttaaatagtcACAGTACTgataactttaaaaaattaatcaattacatAGGATGACAAGAACATTTTACTATGAAAGATCAAACTAAACACGATAGTTGTTAACAAAGGCGAATAATTTAGTATTGGATAACATTCTAACATGCGACGTCTGTGTCTCTGCAGATGGCTCGACTTTTTATGTAAACGATACACCGCGTGCAGGTAATGGAGATAACGCTAGTGTTGAAGATGATAAGACGCATCATGGATCAGCTACACTTCCTGGTGGCTGTAGTTTGGGATCAACTCATAGCGCAGCGGCAATGAAATTTCCATCGGAAGAAGGTTCAGAGTGCTCTAGTGTTACAAGTGAAAGTGGACCTGGGAGTAGAGGACAAGCACACACGTGCGACAGTAATAACGCTGGACTTAATCTTAAATCTATATTCTTAGAACTACAAGAATACAGGGAAAGTTTTGATAGGATGAGGGAAAAATTGGAAGAATTGAAGGTTTGTCTTTTTTCTTCGTATACAATCAGAAAAGGGTTCATTGCGCGCGTATTAGTCACGGTTGATTTCCTAATCAACTAATTTTAGAATTTACAACAAGAGGTGGCATTTCTTTCCCATGCATTGCAAGAGGAACGGTTTAGAAGTGAGCGTCTGGAAGAACAAATTAATGATCTAACCGAATTGCATCAAAATGAAGTAGAAAACTTGAAGCAAACAATAACAGATACAGAAGAAAAAGTGCAATACCAAAGTGAAGATCGTTTAAGAGACATACATGAAATGTTGGAGAGTTGTcaaacaaaaatttgtaaaatggaacaccaacaacaacaacaccagTATGTCAGTCTTGAAGGTGTAGATAGTAGCAATACGAGGGCATTAGATGTAAAACTCGTAAATGTAGTATTAACAGTGTTGCAAGTTATTCTACTTCTTGTTGCAACATGTGCTGGTATAATGATGCCTTTTCTAAGGACCAGGTATAGttatttcttattatcaatgttttcttctcttataattataaataaaaagttatcAATTAAACGGTGtggaaaaattaaagaatttttactaataattcatattttttgtgCATTCATGCTACATCCATTGTTGCTGGCATTTTAGTTTCTCATATACATGCATTCATAATCCTTCATCACGTTACAATGCCATCAATTTTTGTTTGCGCATTCATTGTTGTATTTTGTTTTCACATCTCTGTTGCAGCTGTACTAAGCCTCATTGTTTCATGTGCAGGGTGCGCATATTAACGACAACATTAGTTGTGTTGGGCATAGTATTCGTGCTCAAACAATGGCCTGAGGTACACGACGTTGGCAGTCACCTCATGCGCCATCTTAAACAGACGCTCACCGAGATGATTAGACGTTAAGTAGCATCGTAAGTAAATTATTATCGTGCTAATCTATTTACGGAATAAACGGAGCGTAAGATAATTTTgcaagaaatataaaagtatgaacaTATCATGGATATCTTCAAACAgttcaatttcaatattcgatttcaatgaGATCGATTTCAACTTCGAGGTATAGCGAGTACATGAGATTCATTTTAGGGTGGTATGCGTAAAATTTACTATGCCCTGTGATGAAGAAAAGTTGTACACAATGATCAACATTTTGGATCCGTTTATCAGTGCTGTAGTTTTGGAGCAATAATAGTAGGTATATGCGCAGACGACTTTATATCTATACTAGAAGGTAACGATGTGCTGAGGTAGTGAACTCAGCAGAACTTTAAACAAAGAACTGTGTCCTCGCGGATCCGTT
This genomic window from Nomia melanderi isolate GNS246 chromosome 9, iyNomMela1, whole genome shotgun sequence contains:
- the Dmtn gene encoding transmembrane and coiled-coil domain 2 protein Dmtn isoform X5; its protein translation is MNKGMASLMVTATSKNSSRSTSPNRGNTLTSPQQLSATLDHPSKARNASLSQTGEGSTGSGSSGGGGSVTMKGSRQKSPGTVIRIGDAMDEANTNLITAEPDEFVPNIHLPTDDEGDQYHATQTFLSNESSELITDDVDASSARVCQAIEHIQNKIAKTRELIRIEQTTRDENVNEYLKLAANADKQQLTRIKAVFEKKNQKSAHSISQLQKKLDSYTKKLKNYELNGAPTSHRQPREVLRDMGQGLKITSRNVGGNIRDGITGFSGTVMSKPREFAHLIKNKFGSADNINTLSHGSTFYVNDTPRAGNGDNASVEDDKTHHGSATLPGGCSLGSTHSAAAMKFPSEEGSECSSVTSESGPGSRGQAHTCDSNNAGLNLKSIFLELQEYRESFDRMREKLEELKNLQQEVAFLSHALQEERFRSERLEEQINDLTELHQNEVENLKQTITDTEEKVQYQSEDRLRDIHEMLESCQTKICKMEHQQQQHQYVSLEGVDSSNTRALDVKLVNVVLTVLQVILLLVATCAGIMMPFLRTSCTKPHCFMCRVRILTTTLVVLGIVFVLKQWPEVHDVGSHLMRHLKQTLTEMIRR
- the Dmtn gene encoding transmembrane and coiled-coil domain 2 protein Dmtn isoform X8 codes for the protein MASLMVTATSKNSSRSTSPNRGNTLTSPQQLSATLDHPSKARNASLSQTGEGSTGSGSSGGGGSVTMKGSRQKSPGTVIRIGDAMDEANTNLITAEPDEFVPNIHLPTDDEGDQYHATQTFLSNESSELITDDVDASSARVCQAIEHIQNKIAKTRELIRIEQTTRDENVNEYLKLAANADKQQLTRIKAVFEKKNQKSAHSISQLQKKLDSYTKKLKNYELNGAPTSHRQPREVLRDMGQGLKITSRNVGGNIRDGITGFSGTVMSKPREFAHLIKNKFGSADNINTLSHGSTFYVNDTPRAGNGDNASVEDDKTHHGSATLPGGCSLGSTHSAAAMKFPSEEGSECSSVTSESGPGSRGQAHTCDSNNAGLNLKSIFLELQEYRESFDRMREKLEELKNLQQEVAFLSHALQEERFRSERLEEQINDLTELHQNEVENLKQTITDTEEKVQYQSEDRLRDIHEMLESCQTKICKMEHQQQQHQYVSLEGVDSSNTRALDVKLVNVVLTVLQVILLLVATCAGIMMPFLRTSCTKPHCFMCRVRILTTTLVVLGIVFVLKQWPEVHDVGSHLMRHLKQTLTEMIRR
- the Dmtn gene encoding transmembrane and coiled-coil domain 2 protein Dmtn isoform X10, coding for MKGSRQKSPGTVIRIGDAMDEANTNLITAEPDEFVPNIHLPTDDEGDQYHATQTFLSNESSELITDDVDASSARVCQAIEHIQNKIAKTRELIRIEQTTRDENVNEYLKLAANADKQQLTRIKAVFEKKNQKSAHSISQLQKKLDSYTKKLKNYELNGAPTSHRQPREVLRDMGQGLKITSRNVGGNIRDGITGFSGTVMSKPREFAHLIKNKFGSADNINTLSHGSTFYVNDTPRAGNGDNASVEDDKTHHGSATLPGGCSLGSTHSAAAMKFPSEEGSECSSVTSESGPGSRGQAHTCDSNNAGLNLKSIFLELQEYRESFDRMREKLEELKNLQQEVAFLSHALQEERFRSERLEEQINDLTELHQNEVENLKQTITDTEEKVQYQSEDRLRDIHEMLESCQTKICKMEHQQQQHQYVSLEGVDSSNTRALDVKLVNVVLTVLQVILLLVATCAGIMMPFLRTSCTKPHCFMCRVRILTTTLVVLGIVFVLKQWPEVHDVGSHLMRHLKQTLTEMIRR